A section of the Mytilus trossulus isolate FHL-02 unplaced genomic scaffold, PNRI_Mtr1.1.1.hap1 h1tg000396l__unscaffolded, whole genome shotgun sequence genome encodes:
- the LOC134702088 gene encoding histone H1-delta-like — protein MADATAAPAVAPAKSPKKKAAAKPKKPSAHPKYSEMIGKAIAALKERGGSSRQAILKYIMANFNVGKDAKSVNAHLKLALRAGVKNNSLKQSKGTGASGSFRIGEAKVVKKKPAKAKKAAKPKAAKPKKAKTTPKKKKPAAKKPAGEKKAAKPKAKKPAAKKAAKPKKPAAKSPAKKKAAKPKAKKTPKKK, from the coding sequence ATGGCAGACGCAACAGCAGCACCAGCAGTAGCACCAGCTAAATCACCAAAGAAAAAGGcagcagccaagccaaagaagccTTCCGCACATCCTAAATACAGCGAGATGATTGGAAAAGCCATCGCCGCTTTGAAAGAACGTGGAGGTTCCTCAAGGCAAGCAATTCTGAAGTACATCATGGCCAACTTCAACGTCGGAAAAGATGCCAAGTCAGTAAATGCTCATTTAAAACTTGCACTCAGAGCCGGAGTTAAGAACAACAGTTTGAAGCAGTCCAAGGGAACTGGAGCATCCGGCTCTTTCAGAATTGGAGAGGCTAAAGTGGTTAAAAAGAAGCCAGCAAAGGCAAAAAAAGCAGCCAAACCTAAGGCCGCCAAGCCTAAGAAGGCAAAGACCACACCCAAGAAAAAGAAGCCAGCAGCAAAGAAACCAGCTGGAGAGAAAAAGGCGGCcaaaccaaaagcaaaaaaaccagcagcaaagaaagcagccaagccaaagaagccAGCAGCCAAGTCACCAGCCAAAAAGAAGGCAGCCAAACCAAAAGCCAAGaagacaccaaagaagaagtaa